Proteins from a genomic interval of Microcoleus sp. bin38.metabat.b11b12b14.051:
- a CDS encoding HAMP domain-containing sensor histidine kinase — MAPIGWSDLIYLGMGLGLGLGSSLIWRPRQKSLQQPEPAPYVPPTPQENDLEKFDALSEQLKQTQLAYQMASEMSLFKAGFLARTSHELRSPLSTMIGTLQLILSDLCDDAAEEREFVEQAHVAALKLVKLIDEIISVAKTEHGSDKMDIEPIQLAKVFDELDDLTYLQAANRSIRLEILPPDPGIYVLADLPRFRQVLVNLVDTAIAQMEEGSISVSAHCSPESGCVQIWVDDQRSVSAWSESWDLLKQDLECNATKTSDNSQVSSGMRLLMNQTLLTLMNGKLEVLAVPSESEESNFNRTQCSIPMASL, encoded by the coding sequence ATGGCGCCGATCGGCTGGAGCGACTTGATATATTTAGGTATGGGACTGGGACTGGGTTTGGGCAGCAGTTTGATTTGGCGCCCGCGGCAAAAAAGCTTGCAACAGCCAGAACCTGCGCCCTATGTGCCGCCAACTCCTCAAGAAAATGATTTAGAGAAGTTTGATGCCCTTTCCGAGCAACTGAAGCAAACTCAATTGGCTTATCAGATGGCATCGGAGATGAGTCTATTTAAGGCTGGTTTTTTGGCTCGAACTTCTCATGAGTTGCGATCGCCCCTGAGCACTATGATTGGCACGCTGCAATTAATTCTCTCGGATTTGTGCGACGATGCTGCTGAAGAACGAGAATTTGTCGAACAAGCTCACGTTGCAGCACTCAAGCTGGTGAAATTGATAGATGAAATTATCTCTGTTGCTAAAACTGAACACGGCAGTGACAAGATGGATATTGAGCCGATTCAGTTAGCTAAGGTTTTTGATGAACTTGATGATTTAACTTATTTGCAAGCTGCTAATCGCAGCATTCGTTTGGAGATTTTGCCGCCGGATCCGGGGATTTATGTATTGGCAGATTTGCCGAGGTTTAGGCAAGTTTTAGTCAATTTGGTAGATACTGCTATTGCTCAGATGGAGGAGGGTAGTATTTCTGTTTCTGCCCATTGTTCGCCGGAATCTGGATGCGTTCAGATTTGGGTGGACGATCAGCGTTCAGTTAGTGCTTGGAGCGAGTCTTGGGATCTCCTGAAGCAGGATTTGGAGTGTAATGCTACTAAGACTAGCGATAATTCTCAGGTGTCTTCTGGGATGAGGTTATTGATGAATCAGACTCTTTTAACTTTGATGAATGGCAAGTTGGAGGTTCTGGCTGTGCCTTCTGAGTCGGAAGAGTCTAATTTTAACCGCACTCAGTGTTCTATTCCTATGGCAAGTTTGTGA
- a CDS encoding L-threonylcarbamoyladenylate synthase, with translation MTQVSINALVQGAISGNYIVSFPTDTVPALATLPDRAELIFAAKRRSQDKPLILMAASAEALWPYVQGSPAEFKLWQQMAASYWPGALTLVLPASPLVPAAMNAIDQSTIGVRVPNFPLALKILEQTGPLATTSANLSGQAPLESVAEIEAQFPEVLTLVAAELATAATVTTASSLPSTVAKWTGGGWEILRQGAIELKC, from the coding sequence ATGACTCAAGTTTCGATAAATGCCTTAGTTCAAGGGGCAATTTCTGGTAATTATATTGTCAGCTTTCCTACTGATACTGTACCTGCTTTGGCGACGCTGCCCGATCGCGCGGAGTTGATTTTTGCTGCTAAACGGCGCAGTCAAGACAAACCGCTGATTTTGATGGCAGCATCCGCGGAGGCTTTGTGGCCTTATGTGCAGGGGAGTCCAGCAGAGTTCAAATTGTGGCAGCAAATGGCTGCATCTTATTGGCCCGGGGCGCTAACTTTGGTGCTGCCGGCTTCGCCACTGGTGCCGGCTGCGATGAATGCGATCGATCAAAGTACGATCGGAGTACGAGTGCCTAATTTTCCCCTTGCTCTCAAGATTTTAGAGCAGACAGGCCCTTTGGCTACTACCAGTGCTAATTTATCGGGCCAAGCGCCTTTGGAGTCGGTGGCAGAAATTGAGGCGCAGTTTCCCGAAGTTTTGACATTAGTTGCTGCTGAATTAGCAACAGCAGCAACAGTTACAACAGCTTCGAGTTTGCCTTCGACTGTAGCTAAATGGACTGGTGGCGGTTGGGAAATATTGCGACAAGGCGCGATCGAGCTAAAATGCTAA
- the prmC gene encoding peptide chain release factor N(5)-glutamine methyltransferase: MFVSGLELWQWVNQAKIEAIASDIPLSELDWLLQELAGLDKLALRLEWFKDLPKIELKLPLSEVDRLWQQRLQERVPVQYLTGVAHWRDFSLKVTPAVLIPRPETELLIDLAVDAVKSSSFNPTSDWVDLGTGSGAIAIGLASELTNATVHAVDCSSEALAVARLNAQNLGLASRVNFYQGLWWEPLGFLKGKVSGMVSNPPYIPSSTVLTLQPEVLKHEPHLALDGGLDGLDCIRHLVETAPDYLESGGVWLVEMMAGQAEVVADMLQSHGSYGEVQIFSDLARIDRFALAYRL, encoded by the coding sequence ATGTTTGTTTCGGGTTTAGAGCTTTGGCAATGGGTGAATCAAGCTAAGATAGAGGCGATCGCCTCCGACATTCCTTTATCAGAACTCGACTGGCTGCTGCAAGAGCTGGCGGGTTTGGATAAGTTGGCTCTGCGCTTGGAGTGGTTTAAAGATTTGCCAAAAATTGAATTAAAGTTGCCTTTATCAGAAGTCGATCGACTGTGGCAGCAGCGGTTGCAGGAACGGGTGCCCGTGCAGTATTTAACGGGAGTTGCACATTGGCGGGATTTTTCGCTGAAAGTAACGCCGGCGGTGCTAATTCCTCGTCCTGAAACGGAATTGCTGATTGATTTGGCTGTGGATGCTGTTAAAAGCTCTTCATTTAATCCAACATCGGATTGGGTGGATTTGGGAACGGGTAGCGGGGCGATCGCGATCGGCTTGGCTTCAGAGTTGACAAATGCTACGGTTCATGCAGTTGATTGCAGTTCGGAAGCTTTGGCAGTGGCTCGACTGAATGCCCAGAATTTGGGCTTGGCATCGCGAGTTAATTTTTATCAAGGTTTGTGGTGGGAACCGCTAGGATTTCTCAAAGGTAAAGTGAGCGGGATGGTGTCTAACCCGCCTTACATTCCCAGCAGCACGGTGCTGACCTTGCAACCGGAAGTTTTGAAGCACGAACCTCACCTAGCCTTAGATGGCGGTTTAGACGGCTTAGATTGCATCCGGCATTTGGTAGAAACGGCTCCCGATTATTTAGAATCTGGGGGAGTTTGGTTGGTGGAGATGATGGCGGGACAAGCTGAGGTGGTGGCTGATATGCTGCAAAGTCACGGGAGTTACGGTGAAGTTCAGATATTTTCGGATTTAGCCCGAATCGATCGCTTTGCTTTAGCTTATCGTCTTTAG
- a CDS encoding Tic22 family protein has product MKSLVRLGAILGIVGCTLLGPSPIGKMSALALPEPQVLEKLRSVPVFTITNAQGAFLIDTVPKPGQGQTGNASVARIFISQKDAQAFLDQVKTKNPQLGASARVMLVSLEEIYQIAQANKGKPDQLLFAFIPAPQQVQSAKTLLQQTGQQVTELNGVPLFLARGGADNGYLTIQRGQQEELPLFFNKEDLQEMVERFKQQQPNVTSTIKIEVVNLERILEAFRTENDPSLSQMILVPSRESVDFVRSLQPAGAGQNPQAAPARSAPGTPAAPARSAPGTPAAPARSAPAPAPARPAR; this is encoded by the coding sequence ATGAAATCATTAGTTCGTCTCGGCGCAATATTAGGAATTGTAGGGTGCACTCTGCTGGGCCCCTCTCCCATCGGCAAAATGTCTGCACTGGCACTCCCCGAGCCGCAAGTTTTGGAAAAATTGCGATCGGTGCCGGTATTTACGATTACAAACGCTCAAGGTGCCTTCCTGATCGATACTGTTCCCAAGCCTGGTCAGGGTCAAACAGGCAATGCTTCTGTCGCTAGAATTTTCATCAGCCAGAAAGATGCTCAAGCTTTTCTCGATCAGGTGAAAACCAAAAATCCTCAGTTGGGGGCGTCGGCGCGGGTGATGCTGGTTTCGCTGGAGGAAATTTATCAAATCGCTCAAGCAAATAAAGGCAAGCCGGATCAACTGCTGTTTGCTTTTATTCCGGCTCCGCAGCAGGTGCAGTCAGCTAAAACTTTACTTCAGCAGACTGGACAACAAGTTACCGAGTTAAACGGTGTACCTCTGTTTTTGGCCAGAGGTGGCGCAGACAATGGTTATTTGACGATTCAGCGGGGCCAGCAAGAGGAGCTTCCCCTGTTTTTTAACAAGGAAGATTTGCAGGAAATGGTGGAGCGTTTTAAACAGCAGCAGCCCAACGTGACTTCCACCATTAAAATTGAAGTGGTGAACTTAGAAAGGATTTTGGAAGCTTTTCGCACTGAGAACGACCCGTCCTTGAGCCAAATGATTTTGGTTCCGTCGCGGGAGTCGGTGGATTTTGTACGATCGCTCCAACCAGCCGGTGCTGGCCAAAATCCACAGGCGGCCCCAGCTCGATCGGCTCCAGGAACTCCGGCGGCTCCAGCTCGATCGGCTCCAGGAACTCCGGCGGCTCCAGCTCGATCGGCTCCAGCTCCAGCTCCAGCTCGACCAGCTCGCTAA
- a CDS encoding GNAT family N-acetyltransferase, with the protein MGFWKNLFSSSESASVPQTAQFEEDVALGSGDPLSPTFRKPAGASNARIFFSCDRDIDLYELEELCNAVGWSRRPLRKVKKAIEHSFLVVSMWEMRGNQRRLVGFARATSDHAFNATLWDVVVHPDYQGKGMGKALMKYIIKKLRSEDISNITLFADPQVVDFYRNLGFMSDPEGIKGMFWYPD; encoded by the coding sequence ATGGGTTTTTGGAAAAACTTATTTAGTAGTTCTGAGTCTGCCTCTGTACCCCAAACAGCTCAATTTGAGGAAGATGTTGCTCTAGGGTCAGGCGATCCGCTTTCCCCAACGTTTCGCAAACCCGCCGGAGCCAGCAACGCTCGCATCTTTTTCAGTTGCGATCGGGACATTGACCTCTACGAACTCGAAGAACTCTGTAATGCAGTGGGTTGGTCCCGCCGTCCCCTGCGTAAAGTCAAAAAAGCTATTGAGCACAGCTTCCTAGTCGTCTCTATGTGGGAGATGCGGGGCAACCAGCGACGGCTGGTCGGTTTCGCCAGAGCGACTTCAGACCATGCTTTTAATGCCACGCTTTGGGATGTGGTAGTTCATCCTGACTACCAGGGTAAGGGCATGGGCAAGGCGCTGATGAAATACATCATTAAAAAACTCCGCAGTGAAGACATCAGCAACATTACCTTATTTGCTGACCCTCAGGTTGTGGATTTTTACCGAAATTTGGGCTTTATGTCCGATCCTGAAGGGATTAAAGGTATGTTCTGGTATCCAGATTAG
- a CDS encoding alpha/beta hydrolase, with protein MATIDILGVRHACDLTAPTATSPVLVFVHGWLLSRRYWQPVTDRLAPNYQCLTYDLRGFGDSQSDGGESREPPESLNSYYTPAAYARDLAILLEKLDISNAWLVGHSLGGTIALWAASQLSDRIQGVVCINAGGGIYLKEEFERFRAVGTQLVKMRPRWLPHLPLADYVFARDSVARSIGRSWGRQRLKDFVAANPEAALGALLDSTTEAEIHLLPQIVSQLKQPVYFIAGTKDKIMEPKYVLHLASFHWMFQGCGENVLQLPNCGHLAMVEQPDAVASYLQNILKEHN; from the coding sequence ATGGCAACCATAGACATCCTAGGGGTTCGGCACGCTTGCGATTTGACGGCTCCCACTGCAACTTCCCCGGTTCTGGTATTTGTCCACGGCTGGCTGTTAAGCCGTCGCTACTGGCAACCTGTGACCGATCGCTTGGCACCTAACTATCAGTGCCTCACCTACGATTTGCGCGGGTTTGGCGATTCTCAATCCGACGGCGGCGAGAGTCGCGAGCCACCAGAATCGCTAAATTCCTACTACACTCCGGCAGCTTACGCTCGCGATTTGGCAATTTTACTCGAAAAACTCGATATTTCTAATGCTTGGCTAGTGGGACACTCTCTCGGCGGTACGATCGCTCTGTGGGCAGCCAGCCAATTGTCCGATCGTATTCAAGGTGTCGTGTGCATCAATGCAGGCGGCGGCATCTATCTAAAGGAAGAATTCGAGCGGTTTCGAGCGGTGGGTACGCAGCTAGTAAAAATGCGTCCCCGCTGGCTGCCTCACTTGCCGTTAGCAGATTACGTGTTTGCCCGCGATTCTGTGGCAAGATCGATCGGGCGATCGTGGGGACGGCAGCGCTTAAAAGACTTCGTGGCGGCTAATCCAGAGGCAGCTTTGGGGGCTTTGTTGGACTCCACCACAGAAGCCGAGATTCACCTGTTGCCACAAATAGTATCCCAACTCAAGCAGCCTGTTTATTTTATTGCCGGCACTAAAGACAAAATTATGGAACCAAAATACGTGCTGCATTTGGCTAGTTTTCACTGGATGTTCCAAGGTTGTGGCGAAAATGTCCTTCAGCTTCCCAATTGCGGTCATTTGGCAATGGTGGAACAGCCGGATGCAGTAGCTAGTTACCTGCAAAATATTTTGAAAGAACATAATTAG